TATAAATAGGAAGTATAATAAATCACTACCATATTACACATATCACTGCCATGAGTTATTGTATATTACTACTACTTCTGGAATAGGATAAACATTCCCTGAAGCGAATGATAATTAGCGAAGAaagtaacagaaaaaaataaaataaaaatactataAAGAAGTTTAGATAAGGGGCCatccataaattacgtcaCACGAATTTTAGAACTTTTAAACCCCTCCCCCTGTCCTTGTAACAGTTTGTGACATTTTTAgaaccccctcccccctgatgtgacgtcacaaatttttcaaacttatgcatgtatttaaaaataatcaaaagaaaacagttattttcatttttttcttatttttattaaataatatttatgtataaatttcgtgttttagtattgtaaattttaacaTGTGACGTCACAAAGCCTTTGACCCCCCCCCACCCCATTAACGTGtgacgtaatttatggatggcccctaatgggaaaaaaaaacactaatCTTTTAATTAACTAGCAATATACATGCACTTTTGTATATCAGTCTCTCATACCCAATGTTATGTGTGAACATACATATTCGATACTTAATAATTGcatttatacatgtacagGGTATATATCAGCACAACTTTTTCATATGAACATAAGgataatacattatatacgtaaTTCAAATTTGTGACAGCACGGTTATTATTAACGGTACTAAAATAACTTAATCATATTTTACACACTGGTCGTTTCCGACTGTAATTAAAAAGtagatgaaattttaaaccaaTAGGCAGCTGCGAATATTTTCCCAAACTAACTACTTTATGCAccatataaataataaaaattcatgaattacAAAATGAGTTATCGGaataattgaacaattttcatctACATCATAATATGCAGAAATAAATTTGTCATTGGAAAGCGTTATGGGAATAAGCGCAACGGAGAGTCGAGAGCTAAAACTCTGTCAATataaaacggaaaaaataaaaaatgtgtacATATTTCCATTCTTTAGGATTACATGGATAGTGGCGTGTCTTGTATTTACTTACAACAAGACAATGAACTTTTGGCAAATAGCTTAATACACCTAGCTGATCAAGGTTCAAACGTAGTTATTGATATATCTGGCATCTGTATTTATACATTAGAATTAGAATTTTAATAACGTCTAATAACCGTTTTCgtggtttcatttttatttttttttttttaacaaatataGGCTGAagtaacaaaataatattatattgtattgcTTGTACgttgataaacaaaaataacgtTTTATAATATCTTgtcaattttatcaaaaaataagcTGATAAAGAGTGGTGGATGCTTATGAAACGTAATTCTATAAACACTCGTCGAATgagtttcaatatttataccaTGTCAATATTcgcaaatgaatttttttcaccttcatcGTTAGAGCCAAACTTTCAGTACATTCCAGTGATTTGACtcatgtaattattatttttatacaaatcgtTTAGTACgataaaaggaaagaaaaaaggaaagtttCATAAGCATCtttgaactttggaatttttctgAAGTTTTAAGCTTTAATTAGAATTGTTTTAACCTTTTGTtagtataatttaatattaaatcaAATAATCAATAGTGTTTTTGCAATACGCTATAGCACTTTTTATACACCGTGCATGAGTGTATTTCTACACTAACCACAATCAAATCTTAATATCCTGGATataacgattttaaaaatttttgtacttaATTTTATCCGGGTACAGATCATCAGTTACCACATGGTGCTCCAATTTCATACTTTTAGATatctatataaaaaaaagtatagatatatatatatatatatataattatatagctagtaataaaaatttattaaaaaatacacatcaaCTTATACTTCCCCTAGATTCAAGTTGACACAACTCTCGATTTGTGTTGTTATATTCAATAAATATGCTTTTAATATTCAGAATGTCTAAAGCTAATTAACTCgcttttactttattttgaaagtaaaacaaaaattataagtcTGTATACGGAATTAAATTAGCCAGAGTCCCGCTAAAAGATAACTGgtcatttataataatttaaaaataaaacttgttaaatttgaaacttcccaaattgaatgaaatttcggTTACTCGTTTAATGTCGCGATTCAGTGATGGGCATGAAATCTTTTAtgctctaaaaaaaaaagtaacgaagATGAATTAATCAAAATAATGATAACTTTAATTCAAGTTCCAATCTTCTGATAGCGGCGCTATTTAACGGAATACAATCGGTATTCAATTAAATCTTCTCAGccaatttttgtaaatgttTGCAGTCTTGAATGATGAATCTGAAAACGCGATTGAATAGTCAATAACAGGTGTAAATTATCATCGACAATATTTAACattggacaaattttcacaaataaatAGATCTTTTGCTCGAGacattattgttaaaaatattgcATATGAATTCTACTCAAGGTAAATTAtcagtgtaaaaaaaatattttttgatattaaAAAGTGCAGTGCGCAAATATTACCGATACAAAAGTATCGCCAGTGGTACGGTGGAAGCGTGCCATAAGGAATGGGCATCAAATGTCCACAGAATTGGAGGGAAGTCAGCAACTTCTAGTAACGTAACTAAAACGGTCCCAATATTGAACCAGGCAATCAATGATGCGTGTTCAAGTTCTTTTCGGTTGCGATACCACCAAGCCATTGTCACGAGGAATGTGAGGAGTCCTGTAAAACGTTCAAGTTTTAGCTTTGCTGGCTGGAATTTACCAACTAGATTCACaatagtaagaaaaaaaattaccaaggGCCAGGTTGAACTTCATATTATACCCGTAATTTATTTTCCCAGACCATAAATGAGACAGATGTGTATAGAGTACGGTCAAATATCCGCAAGTTACAAAAATGACTGCTCTATAGTTTTCCAATGCTATGctgcaattttttatcaaaatacgAAAACGTGATTATTGTctagaaaaacgaaaataggtaatttttcaatagaaaGTACGAATCGTGATCAAAATGATAAGTCGATAAATCGATATTTGtcgatattgaaaaatctgcGTGACATGTTACTTTTAAATGggataagaaatttttctcaccgtAACATCACACAGTATAAAAAAGTTAGAACCATGGCAAACGCGCAAGAATAATCCATCACTTCTGTGAAAGTTTTATCACGTGCATGAAACACTGTAGACCAGATCCACCCATTCATGCACACCTGAAATTAATCTCCTGTATCAATTATATTATCGAAtttaaacgtgaaaaaaattatccagtAACTCAACTCACAATGCTAAGGTAACTCCAGGCTAATTTCATAGGATTGGAAGGTCTTAGAGCCTGTTTAAACTTTTTGTACATCGTGTAATGCACTTGGAAGTttagtatggaaaatattacaGAAGCCGGCTCTTGTAGGCCCAGCATTCGAGCAAATGGCCACTGAAATTTAACACGCACCATGATTAGTCGTGATtttgtgtataaataatatgacTGCTCTACTCTTACCTTTCCATAAAATTGAGGAATGTTCCAGCCTTGAGAAGCAAAATAGTCTACGGTTTTCCACATGCAAATGTAACGACAGTTGTCGTCGCATGTCCATAATAATAGCCTTAACTCCAGAGGTGCGCTTTCCTTGAAGCTCATGTCTGAGACAATCGAATGCTGATAAGAATACGGTGGGTGACGGTTTTcaagtgaaattttaacaatGAAAGTGATGAGTGATCAAATATAGCATACATATTGTGAAACACTAAATTTTGTGATTTGAATTTGGATCTGAGCAAGCGATTGATTGAGGTTAACCTGCAAACTATATCCTACCTGTGGTGCAGTTTATCGTGTAGCATTTTCGAAGGCATTCTCTGTAGTAAGTTGATCTGTCTCCATTCGAACATTCAGCGTTGAAAACTGTGAATCCGAGTATTATAATCAGGCCGTAAAACAAATTTGACATCTCGGTCGACACCGCCGGCACACAGTGTTGATAATAATCGTTTAAATCGTCGGTGCCGCAAGTTACGCTAAGAATAAACGAGAAAACCTCTACTATTCTCTAGAATTGTAACAATAAAAGGCAATATTATATTCGCGGAGTTTCCGTTTCGTTTTTCCACTCATCACTAATTCGAAACGTGGAAGTTTGAACGGGAACCATTTCTTAATTGCgattaggttaggttatgCATAAGAATGAATTAGAAAACCTCTAGACAATATTCTCTAGAATTATAACGATAAAAGCCAAGATTATATTCGCAAAATTTCTGTTTCGTTTTTGCTTCTATCGGTAATTCGAAAGGTGGAAGTTTCAACGGGGGAACTACTACTCAATTGAGGTTAGGTTAAGTTTCTTCTAGCCAATCTCAACCCAgggattgaaatttaaattcaccTACCGCGAATCTCGTCTGCTAAGCAGGTTCATTTGTAGAGATTCTTATCAGGGTggtaaaagaagaaataagtAATTTaaccaataaataaatactttacttttaaatatatttcttgtATATACAGAATATCCTATATAACATTGTGGCACGATTTACAGTTTTGATACGGTGCGATCATCTTTCCAGTCTGACAACCTTGATGCATGGTCTACCGTACCGTTTTTTGGCTTCTTCGATGAAAGCATTTTCCATCTGTCTGACAATCTCGTTGAAGAATAAATTCGACAACTGAGAATGAAGTACTGACTTAAActcgaaagagagagagaagtctATAACGCAGGTCTGCTCATTGTTCTTCAGTCCAGGACTGAATACCCACAGCGTATTCAAGTGGTTGAAAAGTTTCCCATCACTGCATTCAGCTTTCACCAAACGCGGGTGTATCATTGTCACTTTTGAGGTATAGCTCTCGTTTATCGGCGGAAATCCAATGACCAAACTTGCGCTCAGGAATCCATCGCTTTTGGACATTATATCAGACCTCTTGCAGAATGGTACGAAAGTTTTGTAGTTACCAACATCAGCAACGACCTTGAACATCTGCTCCATTGAGAAACTGTGGTAAATGGTTATATTAGTATTACTTTCGTTGCTTACttcagaaaacaaaaattctgtttattaaatgttctattTTCTATCCTTACCCAACAAGTTTTCTGCCCTCAAATTCTTTGCACCTATTTTGGTTTCCTAGGTTCATAAATGTTCTCTTCAGATTGGCCTTGACTTTGTAACTTTTTCCAATTTGCAAAGTGCAACTTTCAACCAACCGTTTATAACTGAAAAAAGAGAATggtgaatggaaaaatgtttcaaaatctttaaatttaattcttttcGAAGGTTTTTGACAGAGAACAGTGACAAaaagatatttcaaatttgataacCTAGCTATTTTCGCGATGTAACCATGCCTGCGAAATTACTTATCGATGTTAATAATTGGTTATGATATTAGAGATTAATCGACGTGAAACAGGTGCAACAATTTTACCTGTACATTGTGGTGTTGCACTTTTTGACAACGCGGTAAAACCCTCAACCTGACGCGCGCTGAAAGTCCAACATCGTGTGCGCCAATCTGTCCATAGTCCACACCTGCTGCAAGAATTCGCAACAATCATGATGCAATTACAATGCAGAGTGCAGTGCTAATGATAGAACTGTACTTTTAACATTTATGCGCACgttttttcgatgatttttcattttcgctgaTTCTGGATACGCCAACACAGGCATCGATGTATTGCGTAACATTTGGAAACCGAGAAAAAATAGGATTAGGTATACTTCGGTCGATTTGGTTTATCTTGGAATATCGTATCTCAAGGTCTTTCAGCGCCTCTCGTTTTTTCCGAGGAAACCATAATCAATGCGCATTTTCGATCAAAACGTTGTCCGTGAGGTtaggttatatatatatatatatctttagtTAACGGCGTAGTTTAGCAAAATATAAAGCAGcatatatttaatttgtatttatttgcAGGATTCATTTTAAGATCGAATACATACTCAGCTATCGTATCCGTATTAACTTACGTTTAGAAATTCACAGCGTTTCTAATGTGATTCAAATCACGCGCCGCGCAACGatatttcgatatttcgacATTCTCGATTAGAGATGAGTTCGCACTGATTACGCAACGTTCTAGTGGCAGTTTGTGAATCGCGGTAGGCGGACGTAAAAATGGCAAAGATTTTCCCGACAAATTGCCGAAATGTCATTCGACAGGTACGTAATACTTGGTGCTGTTTTGCTAATTGGGACTTAGAAATTCACGTGATTTTTTCTCCTACTATTCGTTTTGaagttttgcaaaatttcatcCTTTTTTCAACCCTGTCATGACATAACAGATACCCACCTACTACGTTGACTGCCTACTATAGTTGTTTTCAGACTCGTAATCAAAGTTATTTTGTACTGTATTTATTCAGCAGACTGTTATCATCGGTTTAAAATTAAAGCCGAGTGTTTTCACTTGTGATAATTAAACCGTTGTTGACTCAATATTTTCCTGTATAATTTCGTCCGGAATGCGGTGCTACATCGTAGTTAGAATTTTAGGTTGGGCTTTAACCAATGACAACATAAGTTACGCCTTATCTCGCAaacaaaatttccaaatataaatctgaaaacATAGGAACTTTCAGCAGCATGCCAACATTTGAATACCTCAGTTGATGAGTCGCAATTTATTTACtgttcgttttatttataacCTCTCACTCGCTCTTCTCATTATCAATTTGAATCCATTTCACAGGTTCGTGGATTGCATTCATCCACGGTCCAAAATGCTGAAGCCAGATTGAAGACTTTCAGCATTTACCGATGGAATCCCGACAAGCCTGATGAGAAACCGGACATGCAAGATTACAAAGTTGACTTGAATTCGTAAGATGCCAGTACTGTTTTTTTGCGAATCagatttatttaatatattaacgtttttgaaatttaccaCAACCTGCAAAACATTACACGATAATCATCATCTTATTCATTTGCAGATTTTGTGATATCTTCTTGTCGTCATTCCTCTGGATGCAATTACCTGTGAAACTAATTTCATTGAACTGCCTATATCGATCCTAACAGCCTTAATACACAAGTAACTTTCATCtgcaatatttcatttctttggttattaatgacataaaaattttttcagatgtGGTCCCATGGTATTAGATGCTTTGATTAAGATTAAAAATGAGGTCGATCCAACTTTGACTTTCCGCCGTTCATGTCGGGAGGGAATCTGCGGTTCTTGTGCAATGAACATCGGTGGAACGAACACTCTTGCCTGTATTAGGTATGACTTTCACAATGCTTGAAGATTTTTATCTGCGCCTGCGTGAGTTCCTGTTCTTGACtccaacatttttatacaGCAAGATTGACACAAACCTTAGCAAGAGAACCAAGATCTATCCATTGCCTCATATGTATGTCGTAAAAGACTTGGTGCCAGATATGAACCACTTTTACTCTCAATACCGCAGTATACAGCCATGGCTCCAACGTAAAGATGCTAAAGAAAGTGGTACCCAGCAATACCTGCAAAGTGTTGACGATCGTAAAAAGTTGGTTAGTATTCCGCCAATCTATAGCGCATGTCAtctattaatttattacaaagTGTATCCTTCAGAAAATAACcaatgtaatattatattacaggATGGTCTATACGAGTGCATTTTATGCGCGTGCTGCAGTACTTCTTGCCCGTCTTATTGGTGGAATGGAGACAAATATTTAGGCCCGGCAGTTTTGATGCAGGTAATTATGTCGTGATTAATTGAAATGGCGTTGGTCTCACCCTTTGCGCAACGATACAGGCTTACCGGTGGATCATCGACTCAAGAGACGATTTATCCAAGGAACGTCTCGAGAAACTAAGAGACCCGTTCTCAGTCTACCGTTGCCATACAATTATGAATTGCAGTCGAACATGCCCTAAGGTAAGTCTGTTTGCAGTGAACATTATTGAATCGGGTTAATATGAAATCAGTGAGGATTATGGAAAGcctataaaattgaaataaaaatatttaatcatgcaaaaaaaaaacattaaaaagaTCATTACTCTCAAaagtttaattatttgaatattggTTTTTATGAAATGTATAAATTCTTTTCAACTAGGGGCTGAATCCTGGTAAGGCAATTGCAGAGATAAAGAAGTTGTTAGCTGGTGTTATAGAAAAGGGTGAACCGGGTCTCAACACTACTGCTCTGCACAATTGAGTATTGCTTGTAGGAATTAGTCAGATATAAGAGTTATTTGTGCACAGTATTGTCGTGCATAGACGTATAAATGTGCAAGCAATGTATACGTACACCAtggtatgtatgcatgtatttatatatgtatgtacataaaataTCAAAAGCATCACTAAAGTGATTCGGTACTTTttgaaatgttaatttttctccAGTTATAATTTAAACTTATTGTAACGCTCTTCTGACATACTTATACTCTATGTTTGATGGatacgtagaaaaaaattacaatttcacgATTGTTACGTCGGCATACTTGTTATTAACGAATCCGtgtaaaatttctacaaaGTTAATGACCAGTATTAATATGCAATGAACATTACTTATTTATCATGAGGTGAAATTTAGTTCTATGAGtaacggtataaaaataaattaaccgTGTATTGAGATTCAAagattgtaatttattatttgaaatataacATTCTTGTAAGATATGCAGAAAGagatttgatattattatagtaAAATTTGCCTATCTCTAAGTCTACTAAAGTGCAAGATTTAATTAGTTTATTACTTTCTTCACGGTTCCGATGCCATTCTGATTCTCGCTGTCTCTCGCGATCGATTGTGCACTTCAGCAGTACGTAGAGTTATACCAAATATGTCCTCGTGGTATCGATTTTCATCCTGACAAAAATTGACATTCAAGTGTTATGAAGTATTTGTATATTAGGTAATATATTTACTGATCACATTGGCATGCTGTTATAAAATTAGAGAGATTGATTGCAGATTGACGAAAGGATTGTTTCTATAATAGGTTGCGAGAGAAGTTTTTTCCGTTAAATTATCATCTGTAAAATATGGCATTACCCTCAAGGATAGCATATAAGCCTCAACTTCCTTATTACTGAGCCTGCCATGTGTCTGAATAATCTGtttcaaagtttgataaaCGTCCTCTGCCATTGTGCAATCACCACACACATAAAAATGGCCTTGCTCATGTACTAGCATCCCAAATATCTGAGAAGCCTCTGCTTGAATCAAATCCTGGACGTAAGTCTGTAAAATTTATGATATGTTTCTGACTCTAGTCATTTACCACTTAAGAATTTAATCAGCTGTGTCCAATCTTAAATTTACCTTCTTCACTCCAGGCTCGCGCGATAATGCGAGAAATACTTTGTCCAATATACCAGCTTTAAGCATCGCGTTCTTTTCCTCTCTGTACAAATCTAAATCCCGTTGCCGACAGCCAAAGAACAACCAGGTCTTCCCTACTTTTATGTCTGCaacgaaaatttaatagaatttGCAGTCAAGCTGAAGGCAATGGTGGTGGATTTAATTTGAAAGTTCTCTACCTTTGGAGAGCCTCATTTCTGAAAGTCTGTGATGCCAGAATCCACGGAATGGTGCAATCCCGGTTCCTGGGCCAACGAGTATCATCGGTGCTCTTTTATCCAATGGCATGTAGAAGTTTGGCGCACTGAAAAGTTGTccatattaaatatataaatataaaagacTGTTTCTTTTCTGCATTTTTCGCTGTATTGACCTTCGAACGAAAACGTAAAGTGATTCGCCATCTGCCAACTGGTGGAGATAATTTGAACAAACTCCATAATGCATTGGCCCTGTACCATCTTGGGTCTTGTACTGAACAACGGCAACTGTGAGATGTATTTGTCCCTGATGGACATTAGGTGATGATGAAATACTGTAAAATCTTGGCTGCAAAGGCGTAAGCTGAAGAATCAAAAGTGATGCGAGTGGTCTAACAGACGGAAACTCTTGGAGAACTTCTAAAAGATTTGGGAATTTCCAGTGACGCCAATCCTCGTATGCCGTTGAATTCtgatgtagaaaaaaagaaagcagaTATTTTGTCAAATCTCTAGTAAGATTAGTAGTAGAAAATACGAAAGTTTCTAAAACatataattgttattattcttaAGATTTTTCTTACGTACAGTCGCTAGTTCAGTGAGCTGCGCTTGTTCTTCTGGGTTTGTTGCTATTGATGCAAAATATCGCAAAAGATTTGGAGTTGGTGGGGTAGTTATGTCCAAAAATCTTGTTAGCAACATTCGTAACGAGTTTGGCAGATAGCGTTCATGTGGCATCCAAGTTTTCACAATGCCTGCATGTTTAAAAACAAGGTCAATcgtgaaatttgttttgtaaTGTATCTCGACGCAAATACAACGAACCATTTGGAGTGTGAGACTGCTTCTGCATTTGCAATTCAATCGATATGTCCGGATCTACATTGGTCTGAAGACGCTCTATAATACTATTAACAAGTTGAGCTCTGTTGCATGCAAAAACACCCAAGTGATCGCCTGGCTTGtatttcaattccattccAGCAATTTCGTCAAGTTCGAGCAATAATGTAACACCGCTAAAGATGGGAGAACGAACATTATTACACTTGTACTAAAGTTCACCCAATTTCTAACTGTATCCCAAATTTGCTTACCTAGAGTTACTGCCGTTCAAATTAGTTTTTCGTAACATGTTGCATGACATGACGTTTCTCGAATGGCACTTCTTCAATGCTGAAATGTAAAACATATTATTGTCAGGGAGGGTTGAGGGTAAAATATAGAGAAATTTACCTGTAGCAATTGGCTGTGGGTCAGCCTCAACAAAGCGCACTGCGGCTGGTGATAAAACGTCGGAGCCCAATGACAGGGCAACTTCTAACAAAGTCTCATCATCATCCAAGCAAAATGTTTCACATGCGACCTGAAAAGTGAAATACGATATCAGAATAGGTTAAagtgaaattactttttattCGGCTAATAATGTCtttatattttgaatttagGAGCCGAATGCAActgtcaattttttacaaactgtAAATGTATCAGCCGCCCATTTCCTGAAAGCCTGTTCCTGTCCACACATCTCGTCTCCCTGTGCCAAGCGCAGCAGACGTTCGCCCCCTAGTTCACCAAGCAGATTATCCACGTAACGTCCGAAGGCGCAAAAGTTTGGATATGCTGATGATCCCAATGCAAAAACTGCAAACCTATAATGGAAAGTAATTGTAAAATTACACATCAATTCGCGTCTCATTTTATGCATCAAGTTCGTATCAACGAACCTGACATTGCTTAATGGCCCAAAAGTATCCTCGGCTTGAGATTCGGTGAAGGAGCCACGAAGGGAATCCAACCGGTCTAATTTCTTAGAACTTCCTAATTCTGTCTGGCTGTTTGCCTTTATAAACGACTTGGAAGTTGCCAGACtgagaatataataataattttatagtaAGATTAAATTCAGAGCAATTTTTTACCAGTTGCATCAGATGAATCTTTGATAGCAGTGAAAAAATGGAAGCAAAGTACCTGatcttattttcattgtttgaGTAggtttcattcattttcatcgCGTACAAGTTTTGAGCGAATGCCTgaaagatgtaaaaaatttgattatagGAAGTAACATATATTCTCATGGATGAATAATTACTCACTTCTCCATTTTCAGGCGGATCACCATTTCCAAAAGTAGATGTAATGACCAACAATAATGCTTCGTGTTCAATATTGCTGATGTCGTAATCTGCCATGCAGTGAACCTGTAGAAAATTTAGTGAAACTGGTATATTTCAGTCAATTATCAGGTGAGATTTCAAGAgcatcttttatttattttttattcacctgAGAATGAAACGCATGCCCAAGAAGCTCTCCAAGTTTTACCGCGTACATTTCTGATGTTTTTGTTTCCGTAGCAAAAAGTACCGTGGCTTTAATTCGACGGGATAAAGCTCGTCCAAATAATTTTGACGTGAATTTCACAGCTctgtaacaaaaaatgattgcaCGATGTCAGAGCGCCAGCTTGAAAGGAATTTTCAAAAggtcaaataaatattgaacatTAACTATCGTACCTAGCTATTTGCTTAAAATGAAACTTTCTCCtcggtttttttgaaaacgatTTCTTGTCTCGTCCTTTCTTCCACTGATGAGTTTTCCAGGCAGGGTCCTAAAATTTTgcgaattgtaatttttatccatACTTGCGAAAATTAGCAGTAACAATAGAATGAGACTTTCTGTATCATCACCTGATAATCGTATGATGGTTTAAGATAGTATAATGCCATTTCTTGGTGAAATACTGGAGTGGCAGAGCCAGAAATAGGCGGAACAATCCACAGCCAATCTGCTGGACAACCGTTGCGTAGAcgcatttcattttcataatgTTTCATGAACGATTCTGAGGCCGTATGATGATCGACAattgttacatttttcatctaaACATCATGAAAGCAACTGTTATAACTTTACCATTGAAGATTTGGAATTGAATGACGCACCTGAAAACTGTGAAGCACCGCGACATTTGCCTCTATCATAGCTTTGTCTCTCCACAGTGAACTCGCTGTTCTGGTATCCAGGCCCATATGAGTTGCGATAGTCTGAAACACGTGCAAAATATATGCATAATTGCGATGAAGAAAACTCAACATCTAGTCTAATTTACCTCCAACATATTGTAACGCTGAATGTCGCAAAGATCTCGAGAGCCTATTTCTGTGCTCATGTACCATCCGTTGAATGGCGCGGCAGTGAATTCCAGTCCACCACAATCGAATATCATACCAGAAACAGCTGGTACTGCAAACCACTTgagatttaatttttcgaaccaCTCGTATCTGAAAGTCATTTGAAGATCATACAgtgaaaaatatccaaatttGGAATCATCTTACTGCAAGTGTCTGTGACAAACTTGTTCGATAAAAGGTATAATAGTTACGTCGGATGGCTGAGAGAAACTTCGAGTACAAGTTCAGTCGGAATGTCAAAGTAGTCAGGATCGTGTCCATTCGCTGATAACACTAGTGGCAATATATCAAATCTTGTTCCAGAACCCCGCCATCCAAGCTTCA
The sequence above is drawn from the Neodiprion pinetum isolate iyNeoPine1 chromosome 2, iyNeoPine1.2, whole genome shotgun sequence genome and encodes:
- the PGAP3 gene encoding post-GPI attachment to proteins factor 3 isoform X1, producing the protein MSNLFYGLIIILGFTVFNAECSNGDRSTYYRECLRKCYTINCTTDMSFKESAPLELRLLLWTCDDNCRYICMWKTVDYFASQGWNIPQFYGKWPFARMLGLQEPASVIFSILNFQVHYTMYKKFKQALRPSNPMKLAWSYLSIVCMNGWIWSTVFHARDKTFTEVMDYSCAFAMVLTFLYCVMLRIALENYRAVIFVTCGYLTVLYTHLSHLWSGKINYGYNMKFNLALGLLTFLVTMAWWYRNRKELEHASLIAWFNIGTVLVTLLEVADFPPILWTFDAHSLWHASTVPLAILLYRFIIQDCKHLQKLAEKI
- the PGAP3 gene encoding post-GPI attachment to proteins factor 3 isoform X2, producing the protein MSFKESAPLELRLLLWTCDDNCRYICMWKTVDYFASQGWNIPQFYGKWPFARMLGLQEPASVIFSILNFQVHYTMYKKFKQALRPSNPMKLAWSYLSIVCMNGWIWSTVFHARDKTFTEVMDYSCAFAMVLTFLYCVMLRIALENYRAVIFVTCGYLTVLYTHLSHLWSGKINYGYNMKFNLALGLLTFLVTMAWWYRNRKELEHASLIAWFNIGTVLVTLLEVADFPPILWTFDAHSLWHASTVPLAILLYRFIIQDCKHLQKLAEKI
- the LOC124213304 gene encoding coenzyme Q-binding protein COQ10 homolog B, mitochondrial — protein: MYSYKRLVESCTLQIGKSYKVKANLKRTFMNLGNQNRCKEFEGRKLVGFSMEQMFKVVADVGNYKTFVPFCKRSDIMSKSDGFLSASLVIGFPPINESYTSKVTMIHPRLVKAECSDGKLFNHLNTLWVFSPGLKNNEQTCVIDFSLSFEFKSVLHSQLSNLFFNEIVRQMENAFIEEAKKRYGRPCIKVVRLER
- the SdhB gene encoding succinate dehydrogenase [ubiquinone] iron-sulfur subunit, mitochondrial, yielding MAKIFPTNCRNVIRQVRGLHSSTVQNAEARLKTFSIYRWNPDKPDEKPDMQDYKVDLNSCGPMVLDALIKIKNEVDPTLTFRRSCREGICGSCAMNIGGTNTLACISKIDTNLSKRTKIYPLPHMYVVKDLVPDMNHFYSQYRSIQPWLQRKDAKESGTQQYLQSVDDRKKLDGLYECILCACCSTSCPSYWWNGDKYLGPAVLMQAYRWIIDSRDDLSKERLEKLRDPFSVYRCHTIMNCSRTCPKGLNPGKAIAEIKKLLAGVIEKGEPGLNTTALHN
- the Nos gene encoding nitric oxide synthase, which codes for MKDHEAAPPCQRKPTKLRNLIYKTEAFDSLHSNNAEKTHCSSEVCLGSIMSLPNHSTEPRSKDEILVHAKDFLDQYFASIRRLNSDAHRSRWESIRREVLGASTYQLTETELVYGAKLAWRNAARCIGRIQWSKLQVFDCRYVTTTSGMFEALCNHIKYSTNKGNIRSAITIFPQRTDGKHDYKVWNQQLISYAGYKNADGTITGDPVNVEFTELCMKLGWRGSGTRFDILPLVLSANGHDPDYFDIPTELVLEVSLSHPTYEWFEKLNLKWFAVPAVSGMIFDCGGLEFTAAPFNGWYMSTEIGSRDLCDIQRYNMLETIATHMGLDTRTASSLWRDKAMIEANVAVLHSFQMKNVTIVDHHTASESFMKHYENEMRLRNGCPADWLWIVPPISGSATPVFHQEMALYYLKPSYDYQDPAWKTHQWKKGRDKKSFSKKPRRKFHFKQIARAVKFTSKLFGRALSRRIKATVLFATETKTSEMYAVKLGELLGHAFHSQVHCMADYDISNIEHEALLLVITSTFGNGDPPENGEAFAQNLYAMKMNETYSNNENKISLATSKSFIKANSQTELGSSKKLDRLDSLRGSFTESQAEDTFGPLSNVRFAVFALGSSAYPNFCAFGRYVDNLLGELGGERLLRLAQGDEMCGQEQAFRKWAADTFTVACETFCLDDDETLLEVALSLGSDVLSPAAVRFVEADPQPIATALKKCHSRNVMSCNMLRKTNLNGSNSSGVTLLLELDEIAGMELKYKPGDHLGVFACNRAQLVNSIIERLQTNVDPDISIELQMQKQSHTPNGIVKTWMPHERYLPNSLRMLLTRFLDITTPPTPNLLRYFASIATNPEEQAQLTELATNSTAYEDWRHWKFPNLLEVLQEFPSVRPLASLLILQLTPLQPRFYSISSSPNVHQGQIHLTVAVVQYKTQDGTGPMHYGVCSNYLHQLADGESLYVFVRSAPNFYMPLDKRAPMILVGPGTGIAPFRGFWHHRLSEMRLSKDIKVGKTWLFFGCRQRDLDLYREEKNAMLKAGILDKVFLALSREPGVKKTYVQDLIQAEASQIFGMLVHEQGHFYVCGDCTMAEDVYQTLKQIIQTHGRLSNKEVEAYMLSLRDENRYHEDIFGITLRTAEVHNRSRETARIRMASEP